A window of the Brassica napus cultivar Da-Ae chromosome C5, Da-Ae, whole genome shotgun sequence genome harbors these coding sequences:
- the LOC106421248 gene encoding probable inorganic phosphate transporter 1-8, producing the protein MSISNISDETTTEPPSPSPPPTYKLFSIRFLRLHGRDLFAASANWFLVDVVFYTSNFLLSHIFSSYSHNPSSSATTNVYDATFEVAKLGAIIAACSTIPGYWFTVFFIDKVGRVRIQIMGFFFMAVIFLAAGIPYCWYWSKHEQTKKGFMVLYGFVFFFCNFGPNTTTFIIPAELFPARFRSTCHGISGAAGKLGAIVGTVGFLWATREVEDGDDINQVYPDANRMRTAFLILGGVCIAGMFVTYFFTKETMGRSLEENEHEHERDKNVEDEEIGDGQSLAST; encoded by the coding sequence ATGTCAATATCGAATATCTCTGACGAAACAACGACGGAGCCACCTTCTCCTTCACCACCGCCTACCTACAAGCTCTTCTCCATTCGCTTCCTCCGCCTCCACGGCCGTGACCTCTTTGCCGCATCCGCTAACTGGTTCCTAGTAGACGTCGTCTTCTACACAAGCAACTTCCTCCTCTCCCATATTTTCAGTAGCTACTCCCACAACCCTTCTTCTTCCGCCACCACAAACGTCTACGACGCAACCTTCGAAGTGGCGAAACTAGGAGCCATCATCGCCGCTTGCTCTACCATTCCCGGTTACTGGTTCACAGTTTTCTTCATCGACAAGGTAGGTCGTGTCAGGATCCAGATTATGGGGTTTTTCTTCATGGCCGTTATTTTTTTGGCCGCGGGGATTCCGTACTGTTGGTATTGGTCTAAGCATGAGCAGACAAAGAAAGGCTTTATGGTTCTTTACGgtttcgttttcttcttttgtaacTTTGGTCCCAACACTACAACTTTTATCATTCCCGCGGAGCTTTTCCCGGCTAGGTTTAGGTCGACTTGCCACGGGATATCTGGAGCCGCGGGTAAGCTTGGGGCTATTGTGGGCACTGTTGGATTCTTGTGGGCTACGAGAGAGGTAGAAGACGGCGATGATATAAACCAGGTTTATCCTGATGCGAACCGTATGAGAACTGCTTTCTTGATTCTTGGTGGAGTTTGTATTGCTGGAATGTTTGTGACGTATTTCTTCACGAAGGAAACTATGGGAAGATCGTTAGAAGAGAATGAGCACGAGCACGAACGAGATAAGAATGTTGAGGACGAAGAGATTGGTGACGGGCAATCCTTGGCAAGCACTTGA